A region of Macrobrachium nipponense isolate FS-2020 chromosome 7, ASM1510439v2, whole genome shotgun sequence DNA encodes the following proteins:
- the LOC135217688 gene encoding zinc finger protein OZF-like yields the protein MRTHIVGNPFRCKYCGKAFSYKAHLDIHMRVHTREESFKCNDCGKAFSHKGNLEIHMRVHTREKPFKCNDCGKPFSRKGNLKDHMRVHTREKPFKCNDCGKSFYEKSNLKIHMRVHTSEKPFKCNDCGKSFYEKSNLKIHMRVHTKEKPFKCNDCGKVFSQKHHLKDHMSVHTREKPFKCNDCGKAFSHKGTLKIHIRVHTREKPFKCNDCGKAFSRKGTLKIHMRVHTGEKPFKCNDCGKAFSQKGQLTIHMRLHTGEKPFKCNDCGKAFSQKHYLKDHMRVHTRKKPFKCNDCGKAFSHESHLKIHMRDHTREKPFKCNDCGKAFSHKSHLKIHMRDHTREKPFKCNDCGKAFSRNDTLKIHMRVHSGEKPFKCDDCGKAFSQKASLKIHMRDHTEEKTFKCSNCWKPLTQKDHLSGHKKALVVTEFFARNLGRNVTLKTIICIPE from the coding sequence ATGAGGACTCACATTGTGGGGAATCCATTCAGGTGTAAatactgtgggaaagcattttcttatAAAGCTCATCTTGACATTCACATGAGGGTTCACACTAGAGAGGagtcatttaaatgtaatgactgtgggaaagcttTTTCTCATAAAGGTAATCTTGAAATTCATATGAGGGTTCACACcagagagaagccatttaaatgtaatgactgtgggaaacCTTTTTCTCGGAAAGGTAATCTTAAAGATCACATGAGGGTTCACACtagagagaagccatttaaatgtaatgactgtgggaaatCTTTTTATGAGAAAAGTAATCTTAAAATTCATATGAGGGTGCACACTAGcgagaagccatttaaatgtaatgactgtgggaaatCTTTTTATGAGAAAAGTAATCTTAAAATTCATATGAGGGTCCACACTaaagagaagccatttaaatgtaatgactgtgggaaagttTTTTCTCAGAAACATCATCTTAAAGATCACATGAGTGTTCACACTAgagaaaagccatttaaatgtaatgactgtgggaaagcttTTTCTCATAAAGGTACTCTTAAAATTCATATAAGGGTTCACACtagagagaagccatttaaatgtaatgactgtgggaaagcttTTTCTCGTAAAGGTACTCTTAAAATTCATATGAgggttcacactggagagaagccatttaaatgtaatgactgtgggaaagcttTTTCTCAGAAAGGTCAACTTACAATTCATATGAGgcttcacactggagagaagccatttaaatgtaatgactgtgggaaagcttTTTCTCAGAAACATTATCTTAAAGATCACATGAGGGTTCACACTAGaaagaagccatttaaatgtaatgactgtgggaaagcttTTTCTCATGAAAGTCATCTTAAAATTCATATGAGGGATCACACtagagagaagccatttaaatgtaatgactgtgggaaagcttTTTCTCATAAAAGTCATCTTAAAATTCATATGAGGGATCACACtagagagaagccatttaaatgtaatgactgtgggaaagcttTTTCTCGGAATGATACTCTTAAAATTCATATGAGGGTTCACagtggagagaagccatttaaatgtgatgactgtgggaaagcattttctcagaAAGCTTCTCTTAAGATTCATATGAGGGATCACACTGAAGAGAAGACATTCAAATGCAGCAACTGTTGGAAACCATTGACCCAAAAAGATCATCTTTCTGGGCATAAGAAGGCCCTAGTTGTCACGGAGTTTTTTGCTAGAAACCTGGGAAGAAATGTCACATTAAAGACCATAATTTGTATTCCTGAGTGA